Proteins co-encoded in one Natronorubrum daqingense genomic window:
- a CDS encoding Lrp/AsnC family transcriptional regulator produces MDERDVRLLKAISELETGSPERLHEATGIPVSTIHYRLSNLREEGIITNDRYEIDLEELGLGVTVLVEVHADYQGSYEEFADRLLTVEGVTNVYFTMGKTDFIVLARLSASEMVERLIAEFEQIEGVDRTDSTFVISAIEERDALQSYELETLLEELASE; encoded by the coding sequence ATGGACGAGCGCGACGTGCGACTGCTGAAGGCAATTTCGGAACTCGAGACCGGGAGCCCGGAACGACTCCACGAAGCCACTGGGATACCGGTCTCTACGATCCACTATCGGTTGAGCAACCTCCGAGAGGAGGGAATCATCACGAACGATCGCTACGAGATCGACCTCGAGGAACTCGGCCTCGGCGTGACGGTCCTCGTCGAGGTTCACGCCGATTATCAGGGCTCCTACGAGGAGTTCGCCGACCGACTGCTGACCGTCGAGGGCGTCACGAACGTCTACTTTACGATGGGGAAAACCGACTTCATCGTCCTCGCTCGACTGAGCGCCAGCGAGATGGTCGAACGACTGATCGCGGAGTTCGAACAGATCGAAGGCGTCGACCGGACCGATTCGACGTTCGTGATTTCGGCCATCGAAGAGCGGGACGCGCTCCAGAGTTACGAGCTAGAGACGTTGCTCGAGGAACTCGCCAGTGAGTGA
- a CDS encoding DMT family transporter, translated as MTHLLSRRSEYRELVLFSILALCWGSSFVAIEVGLEYVPPLLFAAFRYLVAGAIVFAYAVIATDRIRPRTRGEWLAVSIAGVFVIGLYHGLLYLGELYVSGAVAATVVSTAPILTVVFASLLLPNQRINGLSVIGFVLGLVGVILVVRPSPASLHGDMTYGAILVLGAAITFALGSVLVRPIESALPIETLQAWAMLIGAGVLFAWAGVRGESMAGVELTTTALLSYAYLTIISGVFAFLLYFELLEQSGPTQVNLVGYAEPAVAIVVSWLVLGSVVDSITIVGLLTILVGFLVIKRNAIRSALVSTRSGKPDRGLPETYVEASTEPHLEATTETHAKARTDGGVVPESDSSELPNER; from the coding sequence ATGACTCATCTACTCTCCCGCCGATCTGAGTACCGAGAACTGGTGCTCTTTTCGATACTCGCACTCTGCTGGGGAAGTTCGTTCGTCGCAATCGAAGTCGGCCTCGAGTACGTCCCACCGTTGTTGTTCGCCGCCTTTCGCTACCTCGTCGCGGGCGCAATCGTCTTCGCATATGCGGTGATCGCAACCGACCGAATACGGCCACGGACTCGCGGCGAGTGGCTCGCCGTCTCCATCGCGGGCGTCTTCGTGATCGGTCTCTACCACGGGCTCTTGTACCTCGGTGAGCTCTACGTCTCGGGAGCAGTCGCCGCAACGGTCGTCAGTACGGCCCCGATTCTGACGGTCGTCTTCGCCAGTCTCCTGTTGCCGAATCAGCGAATCAACGGACTCAGCGTTATCGGGTTCGTCCTCGGACTGGTAGGTGTAATCCTCGTCGTTCGACCGTCTCCAGCATCGCTCCACGGCGACATGACGTACGGGGCGATACTCGTCCTTGGTGCTGCGATTACCTTCGCGCTCGGGAGCGTCCTCGTCCGACCGATCGAGTCCGCACTGCCGATCGAAACGCTCCAGGCGTGGGCGATGCTCATCGGTGCCGGCGTCCTGTTCGCCTGGGCGGGCGTTCGCGGTGAGTCGATGGCTGGCGTCGAATTGACGACGACAGCGTTGCTCTCGTACGCGTACCTGACGATTATCTCCGGTGTCTTCGCGTTCTTGCTCTACTTCGAGTTGCTCGAGCAAAGCGGACCGACGCAGGTCAACCTCGTGGGCTACGCCGAACCTGCCGTCGCGATCGTCGTCAGTTGGCTTGTGCTCGGCTCGGTCGTCGACTCGATTACGATCGTCGGATTGCTCACGATCCTCGTGGGCTTTCTCGTCATCAAGCGAAACGCGATCCGCTCCGCTCTGGTATCGACGCGTTCGGGCAAGCCAGATCGGGGACTTCCTGAGACGTACGTCGAAGCCAGCACTGAACCCCACCTCGAAGCCACCACCGAAACCCACGCTAAAGCCAGAACAGATGGCGGGGTCGTCCCCGAGTCCGACTCGAGTGAGTTACCCAACGAGCGCTAA